One window of the Candidatus Binatia bacterium genome contains the following:
- the rpsU gene encoding 30S ribosomal protein S21 yields the protein MPGIRVKDGESFESALRRFKKKCEKAGILADLRRHQHFEKPSERKKRKLNAAKRKMMARMKSAD from the coding sequence ATGCCCGGCATCAGGGTCAAGGACGGAGAGTCCTTCGAGAGTGCCCTTCGCCGGTTCAAGAAGAAGTGCGAGAAAGCTGGAATTCTCGCCGACCTGCGCAGACATCAGCACTTCGAGAAACCGAGCGAGCGGAAGAAGCGAAAGCTCAACGCCGCGAAGAGGAAGATGATGGCCCGAATGAAGTCGGCCGACTAG
- a CDS encoding RsmE family RNA methyltransferase has product MKGAARTPDTAFWVDRADVDGVRLRLSASESRHLLRVFRAAPGTPFEAVDGEGILYRCVLETDSGGIAAGRIESRTEDAGELGVAITVLAGIPDLPQIETIVSLAVPLGATAIDFVATGHSGRGGLAEARLDRLARIARSALKQSRRTRLPALRSSRSLEEASQEIPADSMRLIADPRGEPLRAEHAQAMAVGSQPHVIMAVGPPGGFLRQEGEFLAARTFRPISLGPSRLTTSAAVLALLGAARNLMLTAGLGRVDKTGAPGYLQ; this is encoded by the coding sequence ATGAAGGGTGCGGCGCGGACGCCCGACACGGCGTTCTGGGTGGACCGCGCCGACGTTGACGGGGTAAGGCTTCGCCTGAGCGCCTCCGAATCGCGCCATCTCCTTCGCGTCTTCCGCGCCGCGCCGGGAACCCCCTTCGAGGCGGTGGACGGGGAGGGGATCCTCTACCGCTGCGTCCTCGAGACCGATTCCGGCGGTATCGCCGCCGGGAGGATCGAGTCCCGCACCGAGGATGCGGGCGAGCTCGGGGTCGCCATCACCGTTCTGGCCGGCATCCCGGATCTCCCGCAGATCGAGACGATCGTCTCGCTCGCGGTCCCGTTGGGCGCGACCGCGATCGACTTCGTCGCCACGGGGCACAGCGGGCGCGGGGGACTGGCGGAAGCGCGCCTCGACCGTCTGGCGCGGATCGCCCGATCGGCGCTCAAGCAGTCGCGCCGTACCCGGCTTCCCGCCCTGCGCTCCTCCCGGAGCTTGGAGGAGGCCTCTCAGGAGATCCCCGCAGATTCAATGCGTCTGATCGCCGACCCGCGGGGAGAGCCGCTTCGGGCAGAGCATGCCCAAGCGATGGCAGTAGGTTCGCAACCTCATGTCATAATGGCAGTTGGACCTCCCGGTGGATTTCTCCGCCAAGAGGGGGAGTTCCTGGCGGCGCGAACCTTTCGCCCTATCTCCTTGGGACCCAGTCGGTTGACTACCTCCGCGGCGGTCCTGGCCCTCCTGGGGGCCGCCCGTAACCTGATGCTGACGGCGGGGTTGGGGCGAGTTGACAAAACAGGGGCACCGGGGTATCTTCAGTAG
- the dnaJ gene encoding molecular chaperone DnaJ, which translates to MSTVRDYYEVLGVERSASPEEIKKAYRQLALKFHPDKNPGDKQAEERFKEVAEAYEVLSDPEKRARYDRFGHAPQGFPGGGGGGFEDMRGFDLADALRAFMRDFGGPGGFGDLFEEGGGGARRPRERRGNTLELRLPLTLEEIATGTEKRVKVRHLRVCKTCKGTGAKEGTSRITCPKCHGSGQIRQVQRSIFGQLINVSTCDRCHGEGTIVENPCPVCHGEGRVREQSEIAIKVPAGVSSGNFIPLPGMGDAGPRGGPAGDLIAHIEEIEHPLFARDGDDLVIEVPVSLSRAALGGKVEVPTLGGGRALVEIPAGTATGKLLRLRGKGLKSLQRSGTGDLLVRVVVAVPSKLSERGKKLLQDFETLPEAKAPAPRRPAWTGDEG; encoded by the coding sequence GTGAGCACGGTTCGCGACTACTACGAAGTGCTCGGGGTCGAGCGGAGCGCGTCGCCTGAGGAGATCAAGAAGGCGTACCGGCAGCTCGCGCTGAAATTCCACCCTGACAAGAATCCGGGCGACAAGCAGGCTGAGGAGCGCTTCAAGGAAGTGGCCGAGGCCTACGAAGTTCTTTCCGACCCGGAGAAGCGCGCCCGCTACGACCGCTTCGGCCACGCGCCGCAGGGATTTCCCGGCGGCGGGGGCGGCGGCTTCGAGGACATGCGCGGCTTCGACCTGGCCGACGCGCTGCGCGCCTTCATGCGCGACTTCGGCGGCCCCGGGGGATTCGGCGACCTGTTCGAGGAAGGCGGCGGCGGCGCCCGCCGCCCGCGCGAGCGGCGCGGCAACACCCTCGAGCTTCGCCTTCCGCTCACCCTCGAGGAGATCGCGACCGGGACGGAGAAGCGGGTCAAGGTCCGGCACCTCCGCGTCTGCAAGACCTGCAAGGGGACCGGCGCCAAGGAAGGGACCAGCCGCATCACGTGTCCGAAATGCCACGGCTCGGGGCAGATCCGGCAGGTGCAGCGCTCCATCTTCGGCCAGCTCATCAACGTCTCGACGTGCGACCGCTGCCATGGTGAGGGAACCATCGTCGAGAATCCCTGCCCGGTCTGTCACGGCGAGGGGCGCGTGCGGGAGCAGAGCGAGATCGCGATCAAGGTGCCGGCCGGCGTCTCGAGCGGCAACTTCATCCCGCTCCCCGGCATGGGCGACGCGGGCCCGCGCGGCGGCCCCGCGGGGGACCTGATCGCCCACATCGAGGAGATCGAGCACCCGCTCTTCGCGCGCGACGGCGACGACCTGGTCATCGAGGTTCCGGTCAGCCTGTCGCGGGCGGCGCTCGGCGGGAAGGTCGAGGTGCCCACGCTGGGCGGCGGCCGCGCGCTGGTGGAGATCCCCGCAGGAACGGCGACGGGGAAGCTCCTCCGCCTGCGCGGGAAGGGACTGAAGAGCCTCCAGCGCTCGGGGACCGGCGACCTGCTCGTGCGCGTCGTCGTGGCGGTTCCGTCCAAGCTCTCCGAGCGCGGCAAGAAGCTCCTTCAGGACTTCGAGACGCTTCCCGAGGCCAAGGCTCCCGCGCCGCGCCGCCCGGCGTGGACGGGCGACGAAGGCTGA
- a CDS encoding nucleotide exchange factor GrpE yields MKPKRGAMTEDRDETRGDAPDKNAAPDTEADTGAPGRDPEAVEAEIRRLRDREEELLRALAEMTNVQKRRKLESEQTIRYAQESLIRELLPVLDDFERALAAMPGTPHDPLHAGVELVRDRMMKILEKEGLAPIRSAGQPFDPNLHDAIGERVAPPGTRPGLVLDVAQPGYLLNDRVLRHAKVVVAGPPADTPTPPSMLGSNAPPDTIPPPLEDRDRMGATDVDRTEPSGKDRHRA; encoded by the coding sequence ATGAAACCGAAACGCGGAGCCATGACGGAAGACCGTGACGAAACCAGGGGCGACGCCCCGGACAAGAACGCCGCGCCCGATACGGAAGCCGATACGGGAGCCCCGGGGCGCGATCCCGAGGCGGTGGAGGCGGAGATCCGGCGCCTCCGCGATCGCGAGGAGGAGCTGCTTCGCGCGCTGGCCGAGATGACCAACGTGCAGAAGCGCCGGAAGCTCGAGTCCGAGCAGACCATCCGCTACGCGCAGGAGTCCTTGATCCGCGAGCTCCTGCCGGTGCTCGACGACTTCGAGCGCGCGCTGGCGGCGATGCCCGGCACGCCGCACGATCCGCTCCACGCGGGCGTGGAGCTGGTGCGCGACCGGATGATGAAGATCCTCGAGAAGGAGGGCCTCGCCCCGATCCGGTCGGCGGGGCAGCCGTTCGATCCCAATCTCCACGACGCCATCGGCGAGCGGGTCGCGCCCCCGGGCACGCGGCCCGGCCTGGTGCTGGACGTGGCCCAGCCCGGCTACCTGCTGAACGATCGCGTGCTGCGCCACGCCAAGGTGGTCGTCGCGGGCCCGCCGGCCGACACGCCCACGCCGCCCTCGATGCTCGGATCCAACGCGCCTCCCGATACGATTCCGCCGCCGCTCGAGGATCGCGATCGCATGGGCGCCACCGACGTCGACCGGACCGAGCCGTCCGGTAAGGACCGGCATCGCGCGTGA
- the hrcA gene encoding heat-inducible transcriptional repressor HrcA translates to MKPNRFDPELDPRLSRILTFVVESHVSRAEPVGSQYVRAAYHLSISPATIRNAMRELEELGLLRHPHTSAGRVPTEAGYRYYVDHLMRPETVPIAMRRILDDAIGRARLQSRASDLAPILARATRQLAVMAVRSREEVVDQVNLVALDGGHVVVAVGARDGMVATDTWRPERSPCAADLRRAESWIRARLPAAGPRTLEALAVEARAGAPPEIASFIEEALTRASRLLSTREEPAVRMDGADNIASQPEFQAPGTLRPLVSLLANQESLVRTLDAFSGESVPRVAIGREIESPAIRACSIVGMGVAVGGLRGAIGVMGPVRMPYRRVVSLVSYVGARLAGA, encoded by the coding sequence ATGAAGCCCAATCGTTTCGATCCAGAGCTCGATCCGCGGCTCAGCCGCATCCTGACGTTCGTCGTGGAGAGCCACGTCTCGCGCGCCGAGCCGGTGGGCTCCCAGTACGTGCGCGCCGCCTACCACCTGAGTATCTCGCCGGCCACGATCCGGAACGCGATGCGCGAGCTGGAAGAGCTGGGACTGCTCCGCCACCCCCACACCTCGGCCGGGCGCGTCCCCACCGAGGCGGGGTACCGCTACTACGTCGATCATCTGATGCGCCCCGAGACGGTCCCGATCGCCATGCGCCGCATCCTCGACGACGCGATCGGACGCGCGCGCCTCCAGTCGCGCGCCTCCGATCTCGCTCCCATTCTCGCTCGCGCCACCCGGCAGCTCGCCGTGATGGCGGTGCGGTCGCGGGAAGAGGTCGTGGACCAGGTGAATCTCGTCGCCCTGGACGGGGGGCACGTCGTCGTGGCCGTGGGCGCGCGCGACGGCATGGTGGCCACTGACACGTGGCGGCCCGAGCGCTCCCCGTGCGCCGCCGACCTTCGCCGGGCCGAGTCCTGGATCCGCGCGCGGCTTCCCGCGGCGGGGCCCAGGACGCTGGAGGCGCTGGCGGTCGAGGCGCGCGCGGGCGCGCCCCCCGAGATCGCGAGCTTCATCGAGGAGGCGCTCACGCGCGCCTCGCGGCTCCTCTCGACGCGCGAGGAGCCCGCCGTGCGCATGGACGGCGCCGACAACATCGCGTCGCAGCCCGAGTTTCAAGCGCCCGGAACGCTCCGGCCGCTCGTATCCTTGCTGGCGAACCAGGAGTCGCTCGTCCGGACGCTGGACGCGTTCTCGGGCGAGAGTGTGCCGCGCGTGGCGATCGGCCGGGAGATCGAATCTCCCGCGATTCGCGCGTGCTCGATCGTCGGAATGGGCGTGGCGGTCGGCGGCCTTCGGGGCGCGATCGGAGTCATGGGACCGGTGCGGATGCCGTACCGGCGCGTGGTCTCCCTCGTCTCCTACGTGGGCGCCCGCCTCGCGGGAGCATAG
- the hemW gene encoding radical SAM family heme chaperone HemW, with product MDYGLYVHLPYCRSLCPYCAFSKAPLHHAEPERLLRALAREWELASAEAPGAWAENRPRTIFVGGGTPTALDPGTLASFLDWVRSAFPIARVREWTVEANPEGLTAEKLRLLRQAGVDRLSLGVQSFEAAALRALGRIHTAEGALDALARARAAGFTNVSLDLMAGVPGETADGFARGVERVVALGVPHLSIYALQVEEGTPLAAKATRGAIAIPTEDDAAERYDAAGRLLATAGYHRYEVSSWARSGFESRHNQSYWIRRPYLGLGPGAHSFDGSRRWGNEEDVSRWFDRVEAGALPRRDVRALSEADAREEVVFLGLRRARGLRRVALDRAAPREADGWLRWGEAAGALRSGRGSVRPTERGLMTALESAAELFARSEAGSHSRREAGMGPGAVSGASPG from the coding sequence TCTGCCCCTACTGCGCCTTCTCCAAGGCGCCGCTCCACCACGCCGAGCCGGAGCGGCTCCTGCGCGCGCTGGCGCGGGAGTGGGAGCTGGCCTCGGCCGAGGCTCCCGGTGCGTGGGCCGAGAACCGCCCCCGGACGATCTTCGTCGGCGGCGGAACGCCGACCGCGCTCGACCCAGGCACGCTCGCGTCGTTCCTGGACTGGGTTCGCTCGGCGTTTCCGATCGCCCGCGTGCGCGAGTGGACGGTGGAAGCGAACCCCGAGGGACTGACGGCCGAGAAGCTGCGCCTCCTCCGGCAGGCCGGCGTGGACCGCCTGAGCCTGGGGGTCCAGTCGTTCGAGGCCGCCGCACTCCGCGCGCTCGGGAGGATCCACACCGCCGAAGGAGCGCTGGACGCGCTCGCGCGCGCTCGCGCCGCGGGCTTCACGAACGTCTCGCTGGATCTCATGGCGGGCGTTCCCGGCGAAACCGCGGATGGCTTCGCCCGCGGGGTGGAGCGGGTCGTCGCGCTGGGCGTGCCGCACCTCTCGATCTATGCGCTCCAGGTCGAGGAGGGCACGCCGCTCGCGGCCAAGGCCACGCGCGGGGCGATCGCGATCCCGACCGAAGACGACGCGGCGGAGCGCTACGATGCCGCGGGACGCTTGCTCGCCACCGCGGGCTACCACCGCTACGAAGTCTCGAGCTGGGCGCGGTCCGGATTCGAGTCGCGGCACAACCAGTCCTACTGGATCCGCCGCCCCTATCTCGGACTCGGCCCCGGCGCGCACTCGTTCGACGGGTCGCGGCGCTGGGGAAACGAGGAGGACGTGTCGCGGTGGTTCGACCGCGTCGAAGCGGGGGCGCTGCCCCGACGCGACGTGCGCGCCCTCAGCGAGGCCGACGCGCGGGAAGAGGTCGTGTTCCTGGGGCTCCGGCGCGCGCGCGGTCTCCGGCGGGTGGCGCTGGATCGGGCCGCGCCTCGCGAGGCCGACGGGTGGCTTCGTTGGGGCGAGGCGGCCGGGGCGCTGAGATCGGGGCGGGGGAGCGTCCGCCCCACCGAGCGCGGGCTGATGACCGCGCTCGAGTCCGCCGCGGAGCTCTTTGCGAGGTCGGAAGCGGGAAGCCATTCACGGCGGGAGGCCGGCATGGGCCCGGGCGCCGTTTCGGGGGCCTCGCCGGGTTGA